The Papaver somniferum cultivar HN1 unplaced genomic scaffold, ASM357369v1 unplaced-scaffold_14, whole genome shotgun sequence genome contains the following window.
TGCCAAGTCCCTTAGAAGTGGCGGAAATGTTGCGTTCGTCTTCACTACTATAGTACCGTCGTCAACCCCATAGTCGGGAAGGTAGGAAATTGTCTCCATCTGAAAATGTCTTGCCTTTTCAGATATAAGTGACTCCAGATTGGGTGTTAGTTACTACTACATCAGAGTTTGGCACATTGTTATCGAAGTATTTTCAGACACTCGTATCCTACCCATGACTCGTATACCTAAGCCGGAGTAAGCTAATACTTTAGTCCCACCTAGACTAGTTAAAGCAGAAGAACGGAAACGAGACTGTATAAAGCAAGAAGCTAAAGAATTGAACAAGCATacctttctcggccttttggctaagatcaagtgtagtatctgttcttatcagtttaatatctgaTATTTGAGCCATCGGCTCACAcgatattaaattaatttttttcaagGGGGAGTTCCCATCACAGCAGCTTGCTGCTAGGGTTCTCACGCGTCGCCTTTGTGTTGCACTACTGCATAGGCCTGGCACACCCCAACCAAAACTAAGATAAAATTATGTTCCCTAACCTGGACCCTTTCACCAGTTTCGCAAATCTCAGAGCAGTTAGCTCTTGAATTTGGTGTTCTTGCCACGGGTTTGGCCTTCAATGTGAACCTGTATCACTTTGGGAAATCCAATCTGAAAATGTCCAAATTCACCATTGCTTCTAGAAACGGTGGTTCCAAATTCACCAATAAAAGCTCTTGGTAACACTACACCAAGGTCCAAGTAAGATCTTTGTTCTTATAGCccaacatattaaaaaaaaaaactatccatTTTCCGTAAGGATCATACTTACCTGGACGGGGTCTATGACTGATCATGAAGGGTCATGGCCTAGGTTAGTGACTTCCATTGCACTTTGGAAGGGCGCTCGCCTAAGATCTCCCCACTGAGGGAGAGTCTACGTCATAATTTGTTTCTGAGGGGGAACGCGTCCGGGCGGCCCCTGCcaatcttccaagtctaaattTTATCTACGGTTGTATTATTTAGCGTTTGCTCTTACCATAGTGCAGTTTGCTTGATCCGAACAGGATCTGTTATTTGAGCTTGATCTGCAACACTTGATGATCTCGTCAGAATGTGTTGGACAATAAGTTTCTCTGAAAAATATGGAATTGCATTATCTTAATCATCAATTTTCttcgcaagaaaaaaaaaaaaaaaacttccgaCTGTAGTtccccaattttattttatttttgataattttccgTTATGGCCTGTAAACAAGCCCTTCTGTTAAAACATGGCTGCCAAAAATCAAATTGAAGGCTACTATTCTAATAAGGTGAATTCGTTTGGATAGCAGGTGATCATCAGCCCTTGTGTTGTTAAAGGCACTTAAGATAGGAGGGGGACTCAATAGCACTTTAAATATGGCCACACAAATTGACTCATGCATGTGGCTTGAAGATAAGATATGAAAAGGCCACATCCAAGAAATTTTACAGTCAATAAGACTAGTGGAGGTGGTGTTTATTCTAAACAGAccgatggtggtggtgttgggtTCCATTCATCATCACTTGATCTCTAAATCCGCAATAATAATCTCAGCAaacatttcttcctcttcttatGTGAACAACTCACAAAGATTGTTCCTCACAAGGCGGAATTCTTCAATATTAGCTACTTCctcaattttatcttcttttctaCATTTGGCGTCTTTTCAGTTGGCAAATGCTCGAGTAGAAGAAGAAACACCTCAGCGCCAAGAAGAACGAGTCGTTCAGGTATTCGAAGAGGCTTCTCCTTCGGTGGTTTTTATTAAGGACTTTGAATTAGCTGAGACCTCGTCAGGCAGAAGCACAAATACTGAAGAAGTTCTtacgaaagaagaagaggaaactgcgaAAGTCGAAGGGACTGGTTCTGGTTTCATATGGGATAAAAGTGGACACATAGTGACCAATTATCATGTCATAGCTAAGTTGGCAACTGATACGACTGGACTTCAGCTTTGCAAGGTATTTCTTGAAGATGCACACGGGGAAAAGTTCTCCAAGGAAGGAAAACTTGTTGGTTTTGATCCCACGTATGATTTGGCGGTTTTAAAGATCGATGTCGCCGAAGGAAATTTCGATCTCAAACCTGCTCTTCTTCGACATAAATCACCAGAGGTACCAAGAAGAGCAGGCACCAAAGTTCAGTATCCTTCTCTCATCTGTTTTAAGAGATTCCCGACATATCATAAGATTCCCGTTCTTGGAAATCCGCACTTTTCCAAATCCAAAAAACAGATGGAATTCTAGGATTTATCCTTGGGGCAAATACTTTTATGCATACCTCCTCTGGCTGATCCACACCATACTCTATTCTCGTAAGATGATACACACTAGCTAAGAGTCCGCCTGGTGCTACATCATAGGCACACTGAGAGCGTAATGGAATGCCAATCCTCGGGCTTTATTTGTAAAGTTTCGAATCCTTGGTAATCGAAGCCTAAAAATCTATGAACTAACCCATGCTTGACTAGCCAAGCAGACAAATGACCCTGCATATTTTTAATCTCTCCCGGATTTTCATTTGTATAAGTAGTTCACGTTTACGACGAAATTTTGGAAATTAAAGTGAAAGGCATTTGCTATTCTTCTGCACAAAAGAAAAGTAGTATCCCTAATTCACTAATTCATGGGAAGATACTGAACTTTGGTATTTTAAAAATGTTTCATAAGGTATCTCTGAAGTAGATCGCGATTGATAGAGTAATCCTTGATCATAATTTCCAGTATGCGTGCTACGTCCAACATAAAACTTGTGAATGGTAGTAAAACATCGATTATTTTGTTGAGACCCAAATATATCTTGGTAGATTTCTCGAGATACCTTCTTACGAAGTTTTGTTATAGCATCGATAACTTCCTCCGGTTTAGGAGGGAAACCTGGCAAATAAACATCCACAAGAATTAAATCACTACAAGTGACGGAGATACGCGATTTAAATAACGGAAAATCCAATATTTTAAAAGTGTATCTAGAATGACTGGGAAAGTGGAAACAAGACCAGATATAATTTGATCATTATGATAAAATCCAAAATCCTTTGAGATAGAGCCAATCATTAGTTCCCAACCATGAGGCGAATGGAATCTGATACATAAATCAATTAATAAAAGAATAGAAAAAGCTTTTATTGTGTCACTTAAGTTATAGAGGAATTCTTTCACCCAAGAATTAAGAACGAGAAGTTCTTCATTACCTAGAATAGAATAACCACTTAGAATAGCGAAACAGATTATATTTGTCGAGAAGTGCAAAATTCTATGAATATGAccttcattgtgcatcttgaccaaTTGTATCGTTTCTTTGTGGATTTATATACAGAGCTTTTGTATATGTGTCTCCGGGTACTCCTTTATAATTTCGTCCAAAAAGAAAAGTTCTTCTAATTCTATTAATTTTTCTAGAAGATTCTTTTATTTAATATCATTCAAAAACATTTCGGGTTGCCTAGTATTCCACCAATTTGTAACCCAGGATTTCAGATTTTTATTAAATGAGAGAGAAACCCACCAgggtaaaaataaaatagatgcAAGATATGTGAGGGTAGTGAATGTTTTCTTTTGTGGCATTTTAAATATGTAAATTACTAAGGAAACCACCTCTTTCGTCGACTCTATCCGATCGAAAATTTCTATGAAGCATGAGTTATATAAAATGAAGATTCCTTAGTTCTTTTCCTTCCCCCCATGCTAAAAAAACATTAATTCTTCGCAGTTCATTTC
Protein-coding sequences here:
- the LOC113335358 gene encoding protease Do-like 5, chloroplastic, yielding MVVVLGSIHHHLISKSAIIISANISSSSYVNNSQRLFLTRRNSSILATSSILSSFLHLASFQLANARVEEETPQRQEERVVQVFEEASPSVVFIKDFELAETSSGRSTNTEEVLTKEEEETAKVEGTGSGFIWDKSGHIVTNYHVIAKLATDTTGLQLCKVFLEDAHGEKFSKEGKLVGFDPTYDLAVLKIDVAEGNFDLKPALLRHKSPEVPRRAGTKVQYPSLICFKRFPTYHKIPVLGNPHFSKSKKQMEF